The Vagococcus penaei genome includes the window GATAAATAAATACCCGCACCCAACGAAATTGGAACACTAATTAACATCGTAATAATTAATAAATAAAATGAGTTAAATAATTGAATTCCTATTCCACCACCAGCTTGAAAACTTTTTGATGGCTTAGTTAAAAAATTCCAAGAAATATGTGGTACTCCACGAACTAAAATATATAAAATTAAACTAGCTAAAATTGCAATGATAATTCCCGCAATCGTGTACAGTACACCTGTTGCTAACTTGTCAGCTTTTTTGGCATTCATTTATTTTAGTGCCCCCTTTTTCCCAATTAAGCGTGTAATAACATTAAAGAATAGTGACATCAATAATAACAATAGTGCAAGTGACCATAACACATTATTTTCAAGTGTCCCCATAATAGTATTACCAATTCCCATCGTTAGAACACTTGTTAAAGTTGACGCTGGGGTAATCAGGTTATGTGGCATTAATGATGCATTACCAATAACCATTTGAATAGCTAAGGCTTCACCAAATGCACGTGCCATTCCGAAAACAACTGCGGTTAAAATACCAGGAACAGCTGCTCTTAAAACAACCTTATAAATTGTTTGCCATCTTGTAGCACCTAAAGCCAATGAGGCCTCACGATAATGTCTTGGAACGGATTTTAATGCATCAACTGTCATTGACGTTACTGTTGGTAAAATCATAACGAAAAGAACAAATGTTCCGGCTAGGATACCAAAACCAGATCCGCCAAATACATTTCGAACAGCAGGTACAATTACTGAAAGTCCAATAAATCCATAAACAACAGATGGGATACCAACTAATAATTCAATAACTGGTTGTAAAATTTTAGTCCCTAATTTAGGTGAAATTTCTGTCATAAAGACTGCTGCCCCAATAGCAAATGGTGTAGCAATCAAAGCTGATAAGAGAGTAACGACAAAAGATCCAGTTAACATCGGTAATGCCCCAACTAGTGGTTGACCATTTTCACCTGTTGAACTAGGATTCCATTCTTTACCGAAAATAAAATCAAAAACATTTACTTTATCTGTAAAGAAAGTCGCTAGACCCTTACTAGCAACAAAATAGAAGATTGCGACTACGACTGCAACAATTAATAGAATAGCAAGAAAACTAATTGTTTTACCAAATTGTTCTAGTTTCGCTTTCTTTGATTTTTTTAACAACTTTTTCTGAATTTCTTCCAACTGTATTGCCCCCTATAAATGTTAGGATAGTTTAATTTTTGATAATATTACCTTGTGCATCTCTTGCAACTTGCATCTTAGAAACTGGAATATAGCCTAGCTGAGGAACAATATCATTTTGAACCTCGTCAGATACCATATAGGCTAAGAAATCTTTTGTTAAGCCTTTGGGTTCCCCTTTAGTATACATGTGTTCATATGACCAAATAATCCATTGATTAGTCATAACATTCTCTTCGGTTGGTTTTACTCCATCAATTGTTAAGATTGCAACGTCTTTTGTCACGTAAGAGAATGCCACGTAACTAATTGCACCAGGTGTAGTGCTAACAATTTGTCTTACCATACCTGTCGACTCTTGATCTTGTGACCGTTTAGCATCTGCTCCTTTAAGTACCCATTGCTCAAAGGTATAACGACTACCACTTCCAGCAGCACGATTGATTAGAACAACTGGTAAGTCCTTCCCACCAACTTCTTTCCAATTAGTAATTTCTCCAGTAAAAATTTTTTTCAAATTATCCATTGAAATATCTTTAACGCCAACTTCTTTATTAACAATAGGTGTTAAGCCGACAACTGCTACCTGATGGTCAACTAATTCTTTACTGTCAATACCAGATTTTTCTTCAGCAAATAAATCAGAATTACCAATTTCAACAGCTCCAGATTGAACTTGACTTAATCCAGTACCGCTACCACCACCTTGGACATTAATAAATTTACCCAAATGTTGACTACTGTATTGTTCGCCAGCCGCCTCGACTAATGGTTGCATAGCTGATGAACCAACCGCATTGATTGACTCCCCATTATCTACTTTACCACAACCAACAAAAAGTACTGACATCCCTAATAGCGTTAAACTTTTTACTACATTTTTCACAGGTGTACCCCCTAGTTATTTTTACATATAATTTACAAATATTCACTATCAGCTAAAGTTCCCAAACTAAACATATAGTTTAAGAAAGAAAAAATCAAGTATTTTTACAATCATTTTACAATAGTTTCCCATTTTTAATCATAAACTAACGAAATTATTGAAAAAGACAATTTTATATAGCAAAAGCTCTGAACAAAACTGATTATCAGCTTTGCTCAGAGCTTAGTATCTGACACAACAATCACCATATAAAGCTAATGTTTGTTACGCATATTTTATTAGTGTCTTTAGAGGTTTGCTTAATTTATTATTTTTTACAAAAGTTAAATTCTTAAAAATCGTCTCATCGAGAACACAGAACCAACTGAACCAATAACTACCCCAACGACTAAAATAATCGCATTAACTTGCAGGACTAGTTGTGTTGGACTGATTAACTGATAGGTAACCATATTTTTGACAAACATGATATAGACTTGAGAATAACCAAATGAAATAAGTAAAATTGGAACAATTGAACCTAAAACACCTATGAAGGCTCCTTCAAGGAAAAATGGCCAACGAATATAGCCATTTCTAGCACCAACTAAACGCATAATTTGAATTTCACGTTTTCGAGAAATAATGGTCATTCGAATGGTATTAGAAATTAAGAAAATCGCAACGATTAACAAGAATCCTGCAGCAATACCACCCCACAGTTTAACATTCTTAGATAAATTAAAGATTTTTTCTGAATTTTTTCCACCGTAGTCGGCTTTATCAACATTTGGTAATTCTGCTGCTGCTTTTTGAATTTTTTGGATTGACTCCGTATTTTTAGGTGTTAGGACATATACATCATATAATGGATTATCGTCACCATCAAACAATTTAAATGTGTCACCTAATCGATCAGTTAATTTTTTGTACTCATTGTGTTTACTTGAAAAAGTCACTTTATCCACGTCTGATATCTGACTTAGTTCTTCACCTAATTTTTTAGTATCTTCTTCATTTGTTCCAATCTCAACAAAAACTGAAACATCCACATTATCTTTAATGTCATCAGCAATTTTGCTAATATTCATAATTACACCTAAGAAAATGCCCAATAATGTTAATGTGACAGTAACCGCACTAACGGATGCAATTGTCATCCAACCATTACGTTTTAAGTTTTTTAACGCGCTACCGATGTGTCTAAAGAAATTTCTAATCATCGTACCCGTAATCCCCCTCATCTTGGTCTCGTGTAATGCGACCATTTTCAATCGCTAAAACACGGTGACGAATCGTATTTACAATCATACTATTATGAGTTGCCATAACAATAGTTGTCCCTTGAGCATTAATACGATCTAACAACTCCATAATTTCCCAAGAATTTTCTGGGTCTAAGTTACCGGTTGGTTCATCAGCAATTAAAACTTTTGGTGTGTTCACAATGGCACGCGCAATAGCAACCCGTTGTTGCTCACCACCAGATAACTCGCTTGGAAACACACGAACTTTATGTTTTAGACCGACTAAATCCAAGACTTCCATGACACGTTTTTTTACCTCACGTGGTTTCTTACCAATAACTTGCATCGCATAAGCCACATTTTCATAGACCGTTTTATGTGTCAATAATTTATAATCCTGGAAAACAATTCCAATTTCACGGCGTAAATAAGGTATATTGCGATTCTTAATTGTTAATAAATCATATCCACAAACATTCAATGTACCTTTTGTCGCCCTTTCTTCACGATACATCAGTTTGATAAATGTTGATTTACCAGCACCACTAGGACCTACAACATAAACAAATTCGCCCTGATTAATATTAATTGATACATTTCTTAAAGCAGTCGTACCATTTGAATATTTTTTGGTTACTCTTTGCATTTCAATCATGTATATATTCTCCCCGACTAGTTTATTCCAGCTTTTGGCTGTATTCAGTATAACATGAGTTTATCATGATTTTGCTAATTCTGCGTTACATTTTGATGTCAAAATAAGACTAATTTTACAGTTTCAAACGAAGATAAGCGTCAATGAAGCCATCAATATCTCCATCCATGACTGGCTGAGTATTACCGACTTCATAATTTGTTCGGTGGTCTTTAACCATTGAATAAGGGTGGAAGACATACGACCTAATTTGTGAGCCCCAGCCAATTTCTAATTGCTCGCCACGAATTTCAGCTGCTTCTTGTTCTTTTTTTTCAATTTCTAATTGATAGAGTTTAGCTTTTAGCATCCCCATGGCTTGCTCTCTATTTTTTAGTTGTGAACGTTGTGCTTGACTCGCAACAACAACACCAGTTGGTATATGTGTAATTCTAACTGCAGATTCTGTTTTATTGATATGTTGGCCACCTGCACCACTGGCACGATACGTATCAATTTTTAAATCGTCTGACTTAATCTCAACATCAATATTATCTGTTAACTCCGGCATCACATCAACTGAACAAAATGACGTGTGACGACGACTATTTGAGTCAAAAGGTGAAATTCTGACAAGACGATGAACACCTTTTTCTGATTTCAAGTAACCATAAGCATTGAACCCTTTAATTAATAGCGTCACACTTTTAATTCCAGCCTCATCACCAGCTAAATAATCAAGCATTTCGACACTAAAACCTTTATTTTCTGCCCATCGTGTATACATTCTAAGTAACATACTACCCCAGTCTTGAGACTCCGTTCCACCGGCACCAGGATGTAGCTCAATAATCGCATTATTCTTATCGTAGGGTTCACTTAAAAGTTGACTTAACTCATATTGATCTAACGTTAATTGAAAGGCCTTAACCTCTTGAACTAGCTCAGAAAACATCTCAGAATCATTTTCTTCTGCGACAAGTTCATATAAAACGACTAAGTCATCATAAGTTGATTCAATTTTTTTAAATGTCTCATACTGTGCTTTAATCTGATTGGTTTCATCAATAAAGGCTTGTGCTTTTTCAGAATCATCCCAAAATCCAGGTTCCCCCATATGATAATCTGCTTCTGCAACTTGTTCTTCTAGATTCTCTAAGTCAAAGAGACCCCCTGAAGTTAATAATTTTTTCAGAAAAATTTTCTAGGCTACTTTTAATTTCATGTAATTCCATGACAAATTATCCTCCTTATAAAAAAATGAAAAGCGACTTAGACAAGCCCAAGTCGCATGACATTTTATACTGGTTTACCATGACAATTTTTATATTTTTTCCCGCTACCACATGGACATAAATCATTTCGTCCAACAGGCTTATCAACGTGAATCGGTTGTTGTTTTTCACTACTAGATACATGATCTTGCTCATTAGGTTGAACAGGCTCACCTTTGGCAACTTGCTCACGTTGAACATTTTGACGCATTTCAGCTTTCATAAAGAGACGAGTCACTTCGTATTCAATTGAGCCAACCATATCAATAAACATTTGGTAACCTTCTGTTTGGTAATCAACTAATGGATTATTTTGACCATAGGCACGCAAACCAATTGATTCTCTCAATTGATCCATTGCATCAATGTGATCTGTCCATTTCATATCCACAACTCGTAAAATAACGACTTTTTGGAATTCAAGTAATTGCTCTGGACTATCAATTACTGCAACTTTTTCCTCATAGATTTCTTTTGCTTTTGTAAAGATGAAAGCTTTTAATTCATCGGCAGTCCGATTTTCTAAATCATCCTTAGAAATAGCATCTT containing:
- the pstC gene encoding phosphate ABC transporter permease subunit PstC, which translates into the protein MEEIQKKLLKKSKKAKLEQFGKTISFLAILLIVAVVVAIFYFVASKGLATFFTDKVNVFDFIFGKEWNPSSTGENGQPLVGALPMLTGSFVVTLLSALIATPFAIGAAVFMTEISPKLGTKILQPVIELLVGIPSVVYGFIGLSVIVPAVRNVFGGSGFGILAGTFVLFVMILPTVTSMTVDALKSVPRHYREASLALGATRWQTIYKVVLRAAVPGILTAVVFGMARAFGEALAIQMVIGNASLMPHNLITPASTLTSVLTMGIGNTIMGTLENNVLWSLALLLLLMSLFFNVITRLIGKKGALK
- a CDS encoding phosphate ABC transporter substrate-binding protein PstS family protein yields the protein MSVLFVGCGKVDNGESINAVGSSAMQPLVEAAGEQYSSQHLGKFINVQGGGSGTGLSQVQSGAVEIGNSDLFAEEKSGIDSKELVDHQVAVVGLTPIVNKEVGVKDISMDNLKKIFTGEITNWKEVGGKDLPVVLINRAAGSGSRYTFEQWVLKGADAKRSQDQESTGMVRQIVSTTPGAISYVAFSYVTKDVAILTIDGVKPTEENVMTNQWIIWSYEHMYTKGEPKGLTKDFLAYMVSDEVQNDIVPQLGYIPVSKMQVARDAQGNIIKN
- the ftsX gene encoding permease-like cell division protein FtsX; translated protein: MIRNFFRHIGSALKNLKRNGWMTIASVSAVTVTLTLLGIFLGVIMNISKIADDIKDNVDVSVFVEIGTNEEDTKKLGEELSQISDVDKVTFSSKHNEYKKLTDRLGDTFKLFDGDDNPLYDVYVLTPKNTESIQKIQKAAAELPNVDKADYGGKNSEKIFNLSKNVKLWGGIAAGFLLIVAIFLISNTIRMTIISRKREIQIMRLVGARNGYIRWPFFLEGAFIGVLGSIVPILLISFGYSQVYIMFVKNMVTYQLISPTQLVLQVNAIILVVGVVIGSVGSVFSMRRFLRI
- the ftsE gene encoding cell division ATP-binding protein FtsE encodes the protein MIEMQRVTKKYSNGTTALRNVSININQGEFVYVVGPSGAGKSTFIKLMYREERATKGTLNVCGYDLLTIKNRNIPYLRREIGIVFQDYKLLTHKTVYENVAYAMQVIGKKPREVKKRVMEVLDLVGLKHKVRVFPSELSGGEQQRVAIARAIVNTPKVLIADEPTGNLDPENSWEIMELLDRINAQGTTIVMATHNSMIVNTIRHRVLAIENGRITRDQDEGDYGYDD
- the prfB gene encoding peptide chain release factor 2 (programmed frameshift); amino-acid sequence: MELHEIKSSLENFSEKIINFRGSLDLENLEEQVAEADYHMGEPGFWDDSEKAQAFIDETNQIKAQYETFKKIESTYDDLVVLYELVAEENDSEMFSELVQEVKAFQLTLDQYELSQLLSEPYDKNNAIIELHPGAGGTESQDWGSMLLRMYTRWAENKGFSVEMLDYLAGDEAGIKSVTLLIKGFNAYGYLKSEKGVHRLVRISPFDSNSRRHTSFCSVDVMPELTDNIDVEIKSDDLKIDTYRASGAGGQHINKTESAVRITHIPTGVVVASQAQRSQLKNREQAMGMLKAKLYQLEIEKKEQEAAEIRGEQLEIGWGSQIRSYVFHPYSMVKDHRTNYEVGNTQPVMDGDIDGFIDAYLRLKL